CCTACATCCAGCATGGAAGAAATCCAGACACATCGCATGTACATATGTGGGACATCCAATGATCTCTGGGTTGCATTATCCGTTACATCGTGGGATTAGTTGCCCTCATCTGAAAAGGACACGCCTTCAATACATTTGCTGTTTTCAAGTCTGCAGGCCCTCAGGTCTCCATGGATAAAGAATTGCTAAATTACTGAGCCTGGGACATCTACTAACAGTATGATATATTCTCTCTACTGCTTTCCCCTTGGATCACCATTTACACTGGAGAGTTCCTTTTGTTTGTCACCTtggagattttaaaagaattgcaAGCGAGTGATTACAGCAACTTTCAAATTTGAGAAGTGTCTTTACTAACGTTCGCTTCTCTTGAGTACTATCAGTGTTCCGCTTCAGGTGTGATGATACGCCTAAAGTCTTTTGTCCAATGGTGTTGATCCTGCCATACAAGGTGACTCCCTATGCTGATATTACTTTGATAATTATTGATTGATTGTGAACACTCTTGGTGCTGCAACATGATCGTTGTGATGAATTTGTTCCTGTGTGACTAATGATACCAGCATATCTTTTTATGATATTCTGAGACCTTCAACTGTGATAAATTCATATCCATTTTCATAACTCTCTTTGATACGCAACAAATTCAGCATGCAGCTTTATATTACAGTTCCATGAACCATGAATTACTCTAGAGAAAGCAAAGCACAGTGCCCATATTCCTATAGCTTTGTTGTCCATGTGATACAATGTTGCCTGCTCCATTTGATATATAACAAACTAGCAATATTTTTTCAGGTGGAGCTATAGTCCTACCTGTCTGTAAGAAACCTTTGAGAGAGCTTTTTGTTTATCATCATTTTCAGATAAAATTTATGGAATGTCTTGATTTACAAATTTGACGATTTGGTACTTGACTGTATACAACTTGATCGAATCAGACTTTTTTTGCTTCAGCAGGATATTCTTAAGGTAGAATACTAATAATTCTGAAGTTTGAGCTAACCATCAACTTAGTTAATCTAAAAGTTCTCTTGAGCATCACTAAGTGAAGGAGGGTGATTTCGTAGGGGAGGCTGATGTGGATCCTCCTCTTCTTCAAACCTTGTTAGAGTCTTTAAATCGTCCTCTGTTATGGCGTTCTCTTGTTCATgtgttttgctatttttttttctttttttttttaacttatcgaacacttatttttcaaaaaaaaaaaatggccgCGTTCAGCTCAGATCACAATTgcctttttatacttaaattctTGGATCCGTCACTGCCTACATTATATGATATCTTACAAGTTAGTGAGCCAATAAAAGTACAAGGTGGGGAATAGTATAGAGCCTTCCCATTGTCTTTGTGTCAAGGGGGTAGATCTGATCATGGTTTGGAATTGCTGGTTTGATGATTCTTGATAGGTCAATTCTTAATCGTTCAAGATAGTTACGGTTAATGGTTTGAAATCGTCGATTTACAATTTGGTTTATGATTCGCTATGGTTTATCAtgattcaagattattatattaaaaaaatataaaattgtaAATCCATAAAATTGTTTACATGTTGGACCATGGTTATTAAGAATAATCGTATAACAAAAGATTCTCTCACTCTTTTtccaattattaaaaaaataatatagtaaaaaaattattgattagTTATTAAAAAACTAACTAATAGATAGTAACAGTACTAATGGTATTTTAGTTGGTTAGTGTACCTAGTACACATCTTGGAGGCCTCGATTCGAGTTTCAACACCAACATATCTGATTAAAAACCCAACAAATTCAACGGGTTAATGGACTCTTGAACTTTAACCGGCCTGTTGGTACTCAACATTTCTTCTCCATTTTAAAGTTGATTATTATCTTAGAATAGAATCTCATACTCCATCTTATACCTATGCAAAATATAACTTCACTAAGCTCTTTATTTCAGTCTCCAGAGATCAGATTCTTATCTATCTATTTCAGTCTCCAGAGAAAGACAAGATGTGATTATGAAGTATTGTAGACATGTTCACAGAGAGAGGAGTTTTATAAATAGTTTGGGATTTCAACTTGAGGCCTGTCTCTTTCATCTAACTGCAGCTTAATTAGTCAATATTGTTCAGGTTTTTAACAAAAGAAGATTATCTATTACCAGAACTCAATACTTTTATCCTTTCATCTTTTCTGAAAACCAAAGCCTGGAATTCAATCTTTTTGCTGTGCTGGTTTGATCTTTGACCTCATGAACTTTAAACCTCTGAATTCCCTGACCATCATGAGCCTGATTTGTGATCATCATGAGCAATGATGCTACTACTTATTTCAGTTCTCAAAGACTTTGGTGGTAGTCAATCAAATGTGATGTGGCAGGAAAGTTAAAGATGATAGACACTGGGAATTAGTCACTTTGGCAGTCAGCTTTGGATTGAATTGCATGACTTGCTGAATGATTGAAGGAATCCATGGTGGTAGGTCAGCCTCTGCCTCCCAAACAGtgggatgttcagcagaaaggaGAGAGATTTGTGGGGGGTGGCCAAAGCACGCTCATTAGGTTTGCAGAAACTTGTTTCAGCATTGGATTCTTGTgccttgttttttaaaaaatttctttaacaTAATTCCATCCAAATTTCAATGTCAACTTATACTAAAACTTTGCATATCATAGCAAATTCATATCCTGTACACTTCAGAAATCCTAGTGGGAGTGAGGGATAGATTGATGTAGCCGAAGCACAAAGATTAACTTGTTGATTAACATATAATAGTCAGGAAAatcttaaaaagtcaaaaaaaaaaaaattgaattgttgatttacacggaatagtaaaaaaaatcttaGAAATAAGACACTTAGAATAATTTATCAATCTTCAACTGTTTTTAACCAAAAGTTATGTTGGTATTTATAGAATGAGCTAGTAACCTTAATGTGGTGGAAGCTATCAATGGTTATCCCTAAATTCAATATAAGTTTTTCTATTTTGACTTACTACCCTATCGTGATTGAATGAGAATGCACAAGAGGTTTGTAGGATTGGttgggatgattatgagagtGAACTCCGGGCTAATATGAAGCTTATGAATATAAGTTTTGTTTTAGAATGAAAAAGATTCAATAATTGAATTGGAAAAGTATTTCAGAAATGAAAAGTATatcattaagaaaaaaaatctaaaatcatgGCTAAGGAATacgaaaattaaatcaaaattgaattttaatttttaaaaatgatttatttaaaaaataaaattctattaaaaaatcaaaaaaatacaaatttaaGCCATGGTTATAGGAATTGTTTAAAAAGTTATCaatttgaatatttttattttaatctcaACTTGTTAAAAAGGCATGTTGCACCACAGATTGATTGTATCAGTTGCAAAAGCTAGTTCATTTGTAGGAGTGTTTCATAGAAGAGTTAAAGCAAGGAACTTTAGGAAGCATTAAACATGTGGCAAAGATGAAGACATTTTACAGGGTTTTTTCTTTAAGAACATAGATAAATAATTACTAAATGAGATATTAATAGAGCATGGAGAAGGAGATATAATAGTTCTTGCCCTCATTTTCAAGAGAAATTGAATGGAAGTTTTGAAAGTACTTAgcgaaatgaaattatattaagcaCAAGGTAAACAAAAGTTGATAAATGTTCAAAAATGTGATATTGTTAATTTTTTAGCTAAATTATATTTGTCTCAACTAATAgtattgttgaataagtgaatgaCAAAATTGTAGATGAGATTAACCAAAATTGTGCTTAGAGATATTTCTCAGTCAAAAAGATTTGTCGAATAGTTTGTCGCAGATTTAGTTGATCAAATTTTTGTATTGATTTGTATGCCTACCAAGGATACATACAAATGTAATTATGCAATAAAAGTAATTATGTAAACTTGATATTAAGATTActattttctaatatattttttttaaaaaaatgatgtatatatattaatatttttttaaagagtaTAAACATGACTTGTCTTAGATTGTTTCATATCAccaaaataaccaagaagttggGCATAGAGGTTGGTCCATGGGCCTAAGTCGACTTAGGTctgaatttgatttaattttttatttataaatcaaCAATgatattatagatattatttcgaataatatttaataaaatatcaattttaatttttaattaaattttaaaataattttaaaatataaatatgacACTTGATAGGTTAATTGCTTCCACTTTTGCACGGGCTCCCAAAAAAAACTAAACTCAAACAATAatcaaaactaaaaaaataataatattcatcaatttgtttttaaaaaacattGAAGATTAAATTATCTCAACTTACTAATAAATGAATAAAATGGATGTTTTTTTTAGCATGGAATCAGATCAATTTGGCTTAATTTTGTTTGTCttgtataaaataatttatgCAAGTATTCACTTAAAATTAAGGTCTAAACTAAATTAGGTGGTTGGATGCTTCAcagcaataataatttattttgcaCAACAGCCAAATGTTTAAATACCATCCTTGAtatctaatttattatttatagtatttttttttaataattcaggtTTTATTTGACTAATCTTGTTGAAGGTAGAGTACCTTCCCCTTTAGGCCTTTACTTTGCCTATCGAAAATTCGAAGCATTCATCCTTTTGTCGGTGTTTTTCTATTGTATCATATGCTATGTCTTGTCCAAATTAAAGGACTCCGatcttttctttttaaaagatcTCATGCCAATAAAGAtatcttatatttttttaaactcatgatttttATCAAATCTTTTCAATATGGAATTTTGATTGAATCCGAATATTACATCCTTAGGCGTATTGTATGTAACCTTTAAATCTAAAGGAAATTAATAGCTAATGAATGAGAATTAATTATTTGTGAATTATAGGATTAgtggaaataaatattaaaaacctataataaaaaatatatgcaAAACCTATAACAAAGTTAATTACCAAAATATATGCTCCAATTTCTTATGACAAATTAGTACATACAACttgtattttaataaattgacaGGTTAAATAAACCCTTAAGTTTtctgataagataatcaaataaaATAGATATTGGAGAATATAAATTGATCTATCAATGTGATATAAAAATttatcagtactttatattaatcACTGCTCCATACAATTgcacatatataaatataatatgctaaaatcatttttcaatttgGCAAATAGAAGCAAATGGATAACTAACACAATTGTTAGTAATAATCAAATTTCCATTCTACTAATCTttgatttttatatttattatgatCCACTTAATTAAGATATTTATTGATTATCAAagtatataataatattattgtaAATGAGTCTCTCAAAATTTTTCTCAATAAACCACTCCAACTTTTTctttaaattcattttttttaacttgtCTATTTTTATATGTTCGCACATCCATCTTAACAGTTCATCTTTACAACTCTTATTTTCTACTTGTGTATTTACTTCATAATCCAATATTCAACCTTATATAACATAACAAATCAAATaactattttataaatttctaaaacTCCTAAATCTCTTTATAAGTGAATTATTACTTAACCATGtagtttaaatttcaaattaaccaAATCGCATAGGCAACTTTAAAAATACTCAAATCACGTATCTGATACCCATTTTGTCATATTGCTCATTCACTTTCCGAATCGATTGTTATAGTGTAGCAATAGATTCAGTATATTTTTGtgataaaaaaaaagatttttaatttattaatatatttctgtgattaaaaaatattatataaaaaatgattaaaatcAAAAATTCGCTACTCTTAATATGGTGTATTGAATTAATGTTGAGATAatggatataatcaagaaaactagatgaacacataggaTCTTATTCTATGTCATTTTGAGCTTTCTAGGTTCATCAGCTGATTTTAACCAAAATCGACGAGAAatctagagagctcagaatgacatAGAATAAGGTTCTATATGCTCATCTAGGatctcctgattatatttataTCTTCAAACTTTAATTCAATACATCATATTGATAGCAACgaatttttgaatatgaattagatttttcaGACATATTCGTATTTAAAAAATTGATACTCTTAATATAACTTATGGAAATGATATTTGAGAGTATGAACATAATTAAGAGAATTAGACGAGCACATATGACcttatttcatatcattctgagcTTTTTAAGTTCATTAGTTGATTTCAGTTAAACaatagatataatcaggagaactagatcaACACATAGGATCTGATTCTatgtcattctgagctctctaggttTATCAGCTAATTTTAATCAAAGCTGGCTGAAGGACCTTGAGAGCTCAGAATAATATGGAACAAAGTCCTATATGCtcatctagttctcctgattatactTATACCCTCAAACATCAATGCAATATATCATATTGAGAGTAAcgaattttttgaatatgaatcaTATTTTTCAGATAAATTTGTGTTATAAAATTGATGCTCTCAATATGACTTATGGAAATGATGTTTGAGAGCATGCatatatataattaggagaactaaacGTGCACATAGAACCTTATTTCATGTCATTCTAAGCTCTCTAAGTTCATCAGCCGGTTTCAaccaaaatcggttgatggacttGGAGAGTTTGGAATGACATGGAATCACTTCTTATATATTTGTCTgtttctcgtgattatatccataccCTTAAATATCAATTCGATACACCatattaaaaatcatatttttttatcataaaagaatttttaattttttttaaaaaaataattgattgCTACAAGTAACAATtgattaaaaactttttttttttttggtaccgAATCGATTGCTACATTCAGTGAAGGAAAGCGAATGAGCGGAGGAGCAAAATGAGTATCGGGTATACGATTTGGATATTTTCAAAACTACCTACACAATTtcgataatataaaatttaaactaCCTGGTGGTTCAATAATTTACCTTCTCCTTTTTAAAATAGATAGAAGTTAAATATAACTCCTTAATAAATACCTTACTAAATTAGGTATCCCTGGTCCATCCTCGACTAACCCTATCTGCATGAGTATAAAATATGGTTGCTTGTAACAAACTACATtgtattgtttttttttcctttaataaAGATGGAGATTAAGTCGTATGGGGCACTAAAAACTTATCTTATTTCCTCGTTTATACTTAATTAGAAACCCCATTAGAGGTGGTTTACCTATTGTTTAAACCACATTAATGAACACATTAACTAGAGGTGGTTTACCTATTTAATTATAGCATTTTTCATTTCTCAAATATTAAAGGTTAAATGCTAAATATGCGTTAGTACGTCCGGTTTAAATCAAGTATAGTTTGAACCGGTTTACTAATTCGAACCAAGATGGACCGGGTTTACGATCGTAGGTTTTCCTGGCTATTCCAATAAAAATTCGACACCCCCAAAATTTAAACCCAGACGAGAAGAAACGTCGGTCTCACAGACCTCACGTCGCCACCCGGCGTGGGCCCGCGTCTCGATTACCCTCTATACGCGTCGCCCTTCCGACGCCGCTTGGCGACCCACTTTTTCTACCTCCCTCCGCTCCGCTCTGCGCCTCGGCCGAGAACAGAGATCGCGCGGGAGTGGAGCAGTCTGTTGATCGGCGGCGGTGAGGAGGCGGGAATCAGATAGCTAGCGTAGCGATCGTGCATGGAGTCCGGAGAAGGCGGCGGTTCGTCCTCTTCGCCGGCAGCCGACAAGACTGCCCCGCcgccgcctccgccgccgccgctgagTCGGTACGAGTCGCAGAAGCGGCGGGACTGGAACACGTTCTTGCAGTACTTGAGGAACCACAAGCCGCCGCTGACGCTGGCGCGGTGCAGCGGCGCGCACGTGATCGAGTTCCTCAAGTACCTGGACCAGTTCGGGAAGACGAAGGTGCACGAGGCGGGGTGCGCCTTCTTCGGCCAGCCGAACCCGCCGGCCTCCTGCGCCTGCCTCTTCCGCCAGGCCTGGGGCTCCCTCGACGCCCTCATCGGCCGCCTCCGCGCCGCCTTCGAGGAGAACGGCGGCCTCCCGGACTCCAACCCCTTCGCCGCCCGCCCCGTCCGCATCTACCTCCGCGAGGTCCGCGAGAACCAAGCCAAAGCCCGCGGCATCCCCTACGAAAAGAAGAAACGCAAACGCGCCGCCGCCGTCGCA
The genomic region above belongs to Zingiber officinale cultivar Zhangliang chromosome 11A, Zo_v1.1, whole genome shotgun sequence and contains:
- the LOC122032961 gene encoding protein G1-like7: MESGEGGGSSSSPAADKTAPPPPPPPPLSRYESQKRRDWNTFLQYLRNHKPPLTLARCSGAHVIEFLKYLDQFGKTKVHEAGCAFFGQPNPPASCACLFRQAWGSLDALIGRLRAAFEENGGLPDSNPFAARPVRIYLREVRENQAKARGIPYEKKKRKRAAAVAGESSSNPPPPPATAASSSAPDPPAGSSPSVS